The Egicoccus sp. AB-alg2 genome window below encodes:
- the sufC gene encoding Fe-S cluster assembly ATPase SufC codes for MADLEIRDLTVEVDGSDILRGVNLDLEKGKTLALMGPNGSGKSTLAYAIAGHPAYDITGGSIRWQGTDLVELTPDERARLGVFLAMQYPVEVPGVSLTNFLRTALNAVNEEDVPVREFMQRLRTEMAELAIDESFLQRSVNEGFSGGEKKRFEILQMALLRPQLAVLDETDSGLDVDALKIVSEGVNRLTGPDLGVLIITHYTRILRYIRPDEVHVMFEGRIVASGGPELADELEERGYDHLKASA; via the coding sequence ATGGCTGACCTCGAGATCCGCGACCTGACGGTCGAGGTGGACGGTTCCGACATCCTCCGCGGTGTCAACCTCGACCTCGAGAAGGGCAAGACCCTCGCGCTGATGGGTCCCAACGGCTCCGGCAAGTCGACCCTCGCCTACGCGATCGCCGGCCACCCGGCCTACGACATCACGGGCGGCTCGATCCGCTGGCAGGGCACCGACCTCGTCGAGCTCACGCCCGACGAGCGCGCCCGCCTGGGCGTCTTCCTCGCCATGCAGTACCCGGTCGAGGTGCCCGGCGTCTCGCTGACCAACTTCCTGCGCACGGCCCTCAACGCCGTGAACGAGGAGGACGTCCCGGTCCGCGAGTTCATGCAGCGGCTGCGCACCGAGATGGCCGAGCTGGCGATCGACGAGTCGTTCCTGCAGCGCTCGGTCAACGAGGGCTTCTCCGGCGGCGAGAAGAAGCGCTTCGAGATCCTGCAGATGGCCCTGCTGCGCCCGCAGCTGGCGGTGCTCGACGAGACCGACTCCGGCTTGGACGTCGACGCGCTCAAGATCGTGTCCGAAGGCGTCAACCGCCTCACCGGACCCGACCTCGGCGTGCTGATCATCACCCACTACACCCGCATCCTGCGCTACATCCGCCCCGACGAGGTCCACGTGATGTTCGAGGGCCGCATCGTCGCCAGCGGCGGCCCCGAGCTCGCCGACGAGCTCGAGGAGCGCGGGTACGACCACCTCAAGGCCAGCGCCTGA
- a CDS encoding Rieske (2Fe-2S) protein, translating to MVSKQVAALDELQDAVPYRVEVDGVPVCLVRFGDTVKAVHDTCSHQEWSLADGGTIYDNEVECSLHGSSFDLDDGRPSSLPAIKPIPTFAVELDGDAVLLDVANPTNDAPFPDH from the coding sequence ATGGTTTCCAAGCAGGTCGCCGCCCTGGACGAGCTCCAGGACGCGGTCCCGTACCGCGTCGAGGTCGACGGCGTGCCCGTCTGCCTCGTGCGGTTCGGGGACACCGTCAAGGCCGTCCACGACACCTGCTCGCACCAGGAGTGGTCGCTCGCCGACGGCGGGACCATCTACGACAACGAGGTGGAGTGCAGCCTGCACGGCAGTTCGTTCGACCTCGACGACGGCCGGCCGTCCTCGCTGCCGGCGATCAAGCCGATCCCGACCTTCGCGGTCGAGTTGGATGGCGACGCCGTCCTGCTCGACGTGGCGAACCCCACGAACGACGCTCCGTTCCCCGACCACTAG
- the sufD gene encoding Fe-S cluster assembly protein SufD has protein sequence MDRVADQQRPTSGATPLDALTEDAVRSLAAGEPDWLVDRRLAATKRYLDQAWPDSRKDEFWRSTPFAKRFDVSHPVVAEAPVEAGTPDSLVGSLQTPTAQARVVDGEVVEAVVPAELAEQGVVVTDLRTAAHEHPDLVRTHLGALTTSGDGSGADEDRTVSVNDAAWTAGVFVHVPAEVEVDAPIGVHVHVTRDGAHLPRVLAVLGHHAKATIYLEHTSDEGATALVDEVVEVVAQDASQVDLVSLHEWGSGVSHLALQKVGAHRDAQVRHVAVVVGGATVRLRPECDLLGPGADVRPLGVYYADERQWFDLQPYIRHLAPRATSDVFYKGALQGRSRTVFRGNVFVHKDAVGTSTDENNRSLILTEGARADATPFLEIECADITAGHGSATGQLDARHLFYLESRGIPRPQALRMLVHGFFREILTEVDLPGIEARALAHIEAELEATDLDHLGINDAALRDELKGDD, from the coding sequence GTGGACCGCGTCGCAGATCAGCAGCGCCCCACGTCTGGGGCGACCCCCCTCGACGCGTTGACCGAGGACGCCGTGCGCAGCCTGGCGGCCGGCGAGCCCGACTGGCTCGTCGATCGCCGGCTGGCGGCCACCAAGCGCTACCTCGACCAGGCCTGGCCGGACAGCCGCAAGGACGAGTTCTGGCGCTCGACGCCGTTCGCGAAGCGGTTCGACGTCAGCCACCCCGTGGTCGCGGAGGCCCCGGTCGAGGCCGGCACGCCCGACTCGCTGGTGGGCTCCCTCCAGACGCCGACCGCCCAGGCCCGCGTCGTCGACGGCGAGGTCGTCGAGGCCGTGGTCCCGGCCGAGCTCGCCGAGCAGGGCGTGGTCGTCACCGACCTGCGCACCGCGGCGCACGAGCACCCGGACCTGGTGCGCACGCACCTCGGCGCGCTGACCACCTCGGGTGACGGCTCCGGCGCCGACGAGGACCGCACGGTCAGCGTCAACGACGCGGCCTGGACCGCCGGCGTGTTCGTCCACGTCCCGGCGGAGGTCGAGGTCGACGCGCCGATCGGCGTCCACGTCCACGTGACACGCGACGGCGCACACCTGCCCCGGGTCCTGGCCGTCCTCGGCCACCACGCCAAGGCCACGATCTACCTCGAGCACACCTCCGACGAGGGCGCCACGGCCCTGGTCGACGAGGTCGTCGAGGTGGTGGCGCAGGACGCCTCGCAGGTCGACCTGGTCAGCCTCCACGAGTGGGGCAGCGGCGTCAGCCACCTGGCCCTCCAGAAGGTCGGCGCCCACCGCGACGCGCAGGTGCGTCACGTCGCCGTCGTGGTCGGCGGCGCCACCGTGCGCCTGCGTCCCGAGTGCGACCTGCTCGGCCCCGGTGCCGACGTACGGCCGCTGGGCGTCTACTACGCCGACGAGCGCCAGTGGTTCGACCTGCAGCCCTACATCCGGCACCTCGCGCCGCGGGCGACCTCGGACGTGTTCTACAAGGGCGCGCTGCAGGGCCGGTCCCGGACCGTGTTCCGCGGCAACGTCTTCGTGCACAAGGACGCGGTCGGCACCTCCACGGACGAGAACAACCGCAGCCTGATCCTCACGGAGGGCGCCCGCGCCGACGCGACGCCGTTCCTGGAGATCGAGTGCGCCGACATCACCGCCGGCCACGGCTCGGCGACCGGCCAGCTCGACGCCCGGCACCTGTTCTACCTGGAGTCGCGCGGCATCCCGCGCCCGCAGGCGCTGCGGATGCTGGTCCACGGCTTCTTCCGCGAGATCCTGACCGAGGTCGACCTGCCCGGCATCGAGGCGCGGGCCCTGGCCCACATCGAGGCCGAGCTCGAGGCCACCGACCTCGACCACCTCGGCATCAACGACGCCGCCCTGCGCGACGAGCTCAAGGGCGACGACTGA
- the sufB gene encoding Fe-S cluster assembly protein SufB, which produces MSDYKFGWSDSDEGYAFTSGTGLTRETVAAISERKNEPSWMRDLRLRAFDAFQRRPMPNWGSDLSGIKFDDIFYYVEASEKQANSWDELPPEILETYEKLGIPQAERERLIAGVAAQYESTVLYHKVREDLEAQGVIFLDTDTALHEHEDIFREHFATVIPANDNKFAALNTAVWSGGSFIWIPEGVEVDIPLQAYFRINKQNMGQFERTLIIAEPGSYVHYVEGCTAPIYSSDSLHSAVVEIIVKERARVRYTTIQNWSTNVYNLVTKRAVAQKNATMEWIDGNIGSKVTMKYPAVWLTGEGAKGEVLSVAYANDGQHQDAGAKMVHAAPYTTSNILSKSISKGNGRTSYRGLVRIEEGAHHARSAVKCDALMLDDTSRTDTYPYMEIEQEDATIEHEATVSKVSDDQLFYMQSRGIDEDEATAMIVRGFIEPIARELPMEYAVELNRLIALEMEGAIG; this is translated from the coding sequence CTGTCGGACTACAAGTTCGGCTGGTCCGACAGCGACGAGGGCTACGCCTTCACGTCGGGCACCGGCCTGACGCGCGAGACCGTCGCCGCCATCAGCGAGCGCAAGAACGAGCCCTCGTGGATGCGCGACCTGCGCCTGCGCGCCTTCGACGCCTTCCAGCGTCGTCCGATGCCCAACTGGGGCTCGGACCTGTCCGGGATCAAGTTCGACGACATCTTCTACTACGTCGAGGCCAGCGAGAAGCAGGCCAACTCGTGGGACGAGCTGCCGCCGGAGATCCTGGAGACCTACGAGAAGCTCGGCATCCCGCAGGCCGAGCGCGAGCGGCTCATCGCCGGCGTCGCCGCCCAGTACGAGTCGACCGTGCTGTACCACAAGGTCCGCGAGGACCTCGAGGCGCAGGGCGTGATCTTCCTCGACACCGACACGGCCCTGCACGAGCACGAGGACATCTTCCGCGAGCACTTCGCGACGGTGATCCCGGCCAACGACAACAAGTTCGCCGCGCTCAACACCGCCGTGTGGTCGGGTGGGTCGTTCATCTGGATCCCCGAGGGTGTCGAGGTCGACATCCCGCTGCAGGCCTACTTCCGCATCAACAAGCAGAACATGGGCCAGTTCGAGCGGACGCTGATCATCGCCGAGCCCGGCAGCTACGTGCACTACGTCGAGGGCTGCACGGCACCGATCTACAGCTCCGACTCGCTGCACTCCGCGGTCGTGGAGATCATCGTCAAGGAGCGTGCCCGCGTCCGCTACACGACGATCCAGAACTGGTCGACCAACGTCTACAACCTGGTCACCAAGCGGGCCGTCGCCCAGAAGAACGCCACCATGGAGTGGATCGACGGCAACATCGGCTCCAAGGTCACGATGAAGTACCCGGCCGTGTGGCTGACGGGCGAGGGTGCCAAGGGCGAGGTCCTGTCGGTCGCGTACGCCAACGACGGCCAGCACCAGGACGCCGGCGCCAAGATGGTCCACGCCGCGCCGTACACGACGTCCAACATCCTGTCGAAGTCGATCTCGAAGGGCAACGGCCGTACCTCCTACCGCGGCCTGGTCCGCATCGAGGAGGGCGCCCACCACGCCCGCAGCGCGGTGAAGTGCGACGCGCTGATGCTCGACGACACCTCGCGTACGGACACCTACCCGTACATGGAGATCGAGCAGGAGGACGCCACGATCGAGCACGAGGCCACGGTCTCGAAGGTCTCCGACGACCAGCTGTTCTACATGCAGTCGCGCGGGATCGACGAGGACGAGGCCACGGCCATGATCGTGCGCGGCTTCATCGAGCCGATCGCCCGGGAGCTGCCGATGGAGTACGCCGTCGAACTCAACCGCCTCATCGCGCTGGAGATGGAAGGCGCCATCGGATGA
- a CDS encoding helix-turn-helix transcriptional regulator, with protein sequence MSTDATTTTPLAGRSLVSLLGEQRATIVQVLRRDGDASVSELARALDISEVATRRHLTVLEEDGLVAAQTVKQGRGRPAARYSLTADARRLFPQGHDQLAGELLDFLADQADGDGLRQFLRWRLQRQVEGLRDAVTAEDLHERLQQLASRLSEAGYAASVTPDGDGFTLKQHHCAIQDAAEEHPELCAYEAAGFARVLGSDVKISRRETLAEGGSACVCCVQPRTASATTTPASGSRARGTQPSGPSGRGDEL encoded by the coding sequence ATGTCCACCGACGCCACGACGACGACCCCGCTCGCGGGGCGTTCGCTGGTGTCGTTGCTGGGCGAGCAGCGCGCCACGATCGTCCAGGTGCTGCGCCGCGACGGCGACGCGTCGGTGTCCGAGCTGGCCAGGGCGCTGGACATCTCTGAGGTCGCCACACGCCGGCACCTGACCGTCCTCGAGGAGGACGGCCTGGTCGCCGCCCAGACGGTCAAGCAGGGACGTGGCCGCCCCGCGGCGCGCTACTCGCTGACCGCCGACGCGCGCCGGCTGTTCCCGCAGGGCCACGACCAGCTCGCCGGCGAACTGCTCGACTTCCTGGCCGACCAGGCGGACGGCGACGGGCTGCGCCAGTTCCTGCGCTGGCGGCTGCAGCGTCAGGTCGAGGGCCTGCGCGACGCCGTCACCGCCGAGGACCTGCACGAGCGCCTGCAACAACTCGCCAGCCGCCTCTCCGAGGCCGGCTACGCGGCATCCGTCACCCCCGACGGTGACGGATTCACGCTGAAGCAGCACCACTGCGCCATCCAGGACGCCGCCGAGGAACACCCGGAGCTGTGCGCCTACGAGGCCGCCGGCTTCGCCCGGGTGCTCGGCAGCGACGTGAAGATCTCCCGCCGCGAGACGCTCGCGGAGGGTGGCAGCGCCTGCGTCTGCTGCGTGCAGCCACGTACGGCGTCCGCCACGACCACCCCCGCCTCGGGCTCCCGAGCCCGAGGAACCCAGCCGTCCGGGCCGTCCGGACGAGGAGACGAGCTGTGA
- a CDS encoding MetQ/NlpA family ABC transporter substrate-binding protein: protein MRTPLRTLTAALAAAVALTACGGAGQTGSAAGDPDAPLRVGVSPVPHAEILGFVADELAADAGLDVEIVEFTDYVQPNVALAEGELDANYFQTVPYLEEQVATAGYEFVALEPVHLEPLGIYSDRHASLDELPAGATVAIANDPANAARGLRLLEANGLIDLADTGEAAPTVLDIQDNPRELDITEIEAAQLPRTLQDVDAAVVNGNYAIEAGLVPADDALALEAAEGNPNANLVVVRDGDQADPRVEELERLLHSEEVRDFIDQTYEGAVLPAF, encoded by the coding sequence TTGCGTACCCCGCTCCGCACCCTCACGGCCGCGCTGGCCGCGGCCGTCGCACTGACCGCCTGCGGCGGCGCCGGCCAGACCGGGTCGGCGGCCGGTGACCCCGACGCGCCGCTGCGCGTCGGCGTCTCGCCCGTGCCGCACGCCGAGATCCTCGGATTCGTCGCCGACGAACTCGCGGCCGACGCCGGCCTCGACGTGGAGATCGTCGAGTTCACCGACTACGTCCAGCCCAACGTCGCCCTCGCCGAGGGCGAACTGGACGCCAACTACTTCCAGACCGTGCCCTACCTCGAGGAACAGGTCGCGACGGCCGGCTACGAGTTCGTCGCGCTCGAGCCCGTCCACCTCGAGCCGCTCGGCATCTACTCCGACCGCCACGCCAGCCTGGACGAGCTGCCCGCGGGCGCGACCGTCGCCATCGCCAACGACCCCGCCAACGCCGCCCGCGGCCTGCGCCTGCTGGAGGCCAACGGGCTGATCGACCTCGCCGACACCGGCGAGGCCGCACCGACCGTGCTGGACATCCAGGACAACCCCCGCGAGCTCGACATCACGGAGATCGAGGCCGCCCAGCTGCCCCGCACGCTGCAGGACGTCGACGCGGCAGTCGTCAACGGCAACTACGCGATCGAGGCGGGGCTGGTGCCCGCCGACGACGCGCTGGCGCTGGAGGCGGCCGAGGGCAACCCCAACGCCAACCTCGTCGTCGTGCGCGACGGGGACCAGGCCGACCCGCGGGTCGAGGAACTCGAGCGCCTCCTCCACAGCGAGGAGGTCCGTGACTTCATCGACCAGACCTACGAGGGCGCCGTCCTGCCCGCCTTCTGA
- a CDS encoding methionine ABC transporter permease — translation MSQLVPLLLDATVETLYMVGVAGVVSLLLGVPLGVALVASGPGGLRPQPLANRVLGTFVNIGRSLPFIILLIALIPFTRLVVGTSLGSTAAIVPLAVGAIPFYARLVETALAEVHPGKLEAALAMGASDRQVIAKVLLPEALPSLVAGLTVTLIALVGYSAMAGVVGGGGLGDVAIRFGYQRFRGDVMLATIVLLVVVVQLLQVVGDLLVRRLRRH, via the coding sequence ATGAGTCAGCTCGTACCGCTGCTGCTGGATGCCACGGTCGAGACGCTCTACATGGTCGGCGTGGCCGGGGTGGTGAGCCTGCTGCTCGGCGTGCCGCTGGGGGTGGCGCTGGTCGCCTCGGGCCCGGGCGGGCTGCGACCGCAGCCGCTGGCGAACCGCGTGCTCGGCACGTTCGTCAACATCGGGCGGTCGCTGCCCTTCATCATCCTGCTGATCGCGCTGATCCCGTTCACGCGGCTGGTCGTCGGCACCTCCCTGGGCTCCACCGCCGCCATCGTGCCGTTGGCGGTCGGCGCCATCCCGTTCTACGCCCGGCTGGTCGAGACCGCGCTGGCCGAGGTGCATCCCGGCAAGCTCGAGGCCGCGCTGGCCATGGGCGCCTCGGACCGCCAGGTGATCGCCAAGGTCCTGCTGCCCGAGGCACTGCCGTCGCTGGTCGCCGGCCTCACCGTGACGCTCATCGCCCTGGTCGGGTACTCGGCCATGGCCGGCGTCGTCGGCGGCGGTGGCCTCGGCGACGTGGCCATCCGCTTCGGCTACCAGCGTTTCCGCGGCGACGTGATGCTCGCCACGATCGTGCTCCTGGTCGTCGTCGTCCAACTCCTGCAGGTCGTCGGCGACCTGCTCGTGCGCCGCCTGCGGCGCCACTGA
- a CDS encoding methionine ABC transporter ATP-binding protein: MIRLSRVSKTFPARGGDVVALADVDLEVARGEVCGVIGQSGAGKSTLLRCVNLLERPTSGTVEIGGVDLTALPHADLRAARRRVGTVFQQFALLASRTAADNVALPLEVAGVPRARRRERVHELLDLVGLADRADAYPSQLSGGQQQRVGIARALATEPDVLLCDEATSALDPDTTDQVLDLLRDLNRRLDLTVLLITHEMHVVERICDRAVLLAGGRVVESGRVADLLAQPRSLLAAGLGPKLPAPDPGVVDAVPGTLLDVRFVGDLVGEPVIADLVRRFDLDVSVVGGGVDVIAGLRIGRLHLQLPEGDPTAAIAHLRDRGAEVEVVG; encoded by the coding sequence ATGATCCGACTCTCGCGCGTGTCCAAGACCTTCCCCGCTCGGGGCGGGGACGTCGTCGCGCTCGCCGACGTCGACCTCGAGGTGGCGCGCGGCGAGGTCTGCGGGGTCATCGGACAGAGCGGCGCCGGCAAGTCGACCCTGCTGCGCTGCGTCAACCTGCTCGAGCGCCCCACTTCGGGAACGGTGGAGATCGGCGGCGTCGACCTGACCGCCCTGCCGCATGCGGACCTGCGCGCGGCCCGGCGCCGTGTCGGCACCGTCTTCCAGCAGTTCGCGCTGCTCGCGTCGCGAACCGCCGCCGACAACGTGGCGCTGCCGCTGGAGGTCGCCGGTGTGCCGCGCGCCCGCCGTCGCGAGCGGGTGCACGAACTGCTCGACCTCGTCGGTCTGGCCGACCGTGCCGACGCCTACCCGTCGCAGCTGTCGGGCGGGCAGCAGCAGCGCGTCGGGATCGCCCGGGCGTTGGCGACCGAACCCGACGTGCTGTTGTGCGACGAGGCGACTTCCGCCCTGGACCCCGACACCACCGACCAGGTCCTGGACCTGCTGCGCGACCTCAACCGCCGTCTGGACCTGACCGTCCTGCTGATCACCCACGAGATGCACGTCGTGGAGCGCATCTGCGACCGGGCCGTGCTCCTCGCCGGCGGCCGCGTGGTCGAGTCCGGCCGGGTCGCCGACCTGCTGGCCCAGCCGCGCTCGCTGCTGGCCGCCGGCCTGGGGCCGAAGCTGCCCGCACCCGACCCCGGGGTGGTCGATGCGGTCCCCGGCACGCTGCTCGACGTCCGCTTCGTCGGTGACCTGGTCGGCGAGCCGGTCATCGCCGACCTCGTGCGGCGCTTCGACCTGGACGTCTCCGTCGTCGGAGGCGGCGTCGACGTCATCGCCGGCCTGCGCATCGGGCGTCTGCACCTCCAGCTGCCCGAGGGTGACCCCACCGCCGCGATCGCCCACCTGCGCGACCGCGGCGCCGAGGTGGAGGTCGTGGGATGA
- a CDS encoding flagellar brake protein: MLRRRPTRPAPTAPAPADGTLRVPTAGTVVALELDGVDRAWRSRVEAQNGPDLVVVAPTRPMGPPILPDPGRGVTLGWPTELGYLEAQAELTATTDQDIATWDLTVRRSALSQRRSAFRLETRLSLHLGVERPDELSATTRNLSEGGLACEVSGRPDLEAGARVSLCLELPDGEVDAAGRVVRAVPMVPDGLELGVAFEDLEKTVVERLRQYVFEEQLARRAQGVR; this comes from the coding sequence ATGCTGCGCAGACGCCCGACGCGGCCGGCGCCGACCGCCCCGGCACCGGCGGACGGCACGTTGCGCGTCCCGACGGCCGGCACCGTCGTCGCCCTCGAGCTCGACGGCGTCGACCGGGCGTGGCGCAGCCGGGTGGAGGCCCAGAACGGTCCGGACCTCGTGGTCGTCGCACCCACGCGCCCGATGGGTCCGCCGATCCTGCCCGACCCCGGTCGCGGGGTGACCCTCGGCTGGCCGACCGAGCTCGGCTACCTCGAGGCCCAGGCGGAGTTGACCGCCACCACCGACCAGGACATCGCGACCTGGGACCTGACGGTGCGGCGCAGTGCCCTCTCGCAGCGGCGGTCGGCCTTCCGGCTGGAGACCCGCCTGTCGCTGCACCTCGGTGTCGAGCGGCCCGACGAACTGTCGGCCACGACGCGCAACCTCTCCGAGGGTGGGCTGGCCTGCGAGGTGTCGGGGCGCCCGGACCTGGAAGCCGGCGCGCGAGTGTCGCTGTGCCTGGAACTGCCCGACGGCGAGGTGGATGCGGCAGGCCGGGTCGTGCGCGCGGTGCCGATGGTGCCCGACGGCCTCGAGCTGGGTGTCGCGTTCGAGGACCTGGAAAAGACCGTCGTCGAGCGACTGCGTCAGTACGTCTTCGAGGAGCAGCTCGCCCGCCGCGCCCAGGGCGTGCGGTAG
- a CDS encoding SDR family NAD(P)-dependent oxidoreductase: MRDTPLQGRTVLITGGSRGLGAATARRVAALGARVVITYRERAQDAAAVVAACEARTRGARAEQLDLREEDSVRDLFSRLEARGDDLDVVIANAAATAFKPLLEVKPHQLDKTFAISVRHFLLTVQLAFPFLQRRGGRVVAVSGADTVGYLPGHGLLAAAKASMETMVRYLGCELGPHGVTAVGVLPGYVDTASIRMMAGPYHDKLVAAEERTHPLRTAASPDDAAEVIAMLCRDEARWLNGQIVQNDGGGLFAALGRFGQAWAMVPDDAAPPDASDAPMLRE, encoded by the coding sequence ATGCGCGACACGCCCTTGCAGGGCCGCACGGTCCTGATCACCGGTGGCTCCCGTGGCCTGGGCGCCGCCACCGCCCGGCGGGTGGCCGCCCTGGGGGCGCGTGTCGTGATCACCTACCGCGAGCGGGCGCAGGACGCCGCCGCCGTGGTCGCTGCCTGCGAGGCCCGGACCCGCGGTGCCCGGGCCGAGCAGCTCGACCTGCGCGAGGAGGACAGCGTCCGGGACCTGTTCTCGCGGCTGGAGGCGCGCGGCGACGATCTGGACGTGGTGATCGCCAACGCGGCCGCGACCGCGTTCAAACCGCTGCTGGAGGTCAAGCCCCACCAGCTCGACAAGACCTTCGCCATCTCCGTGCGCCACTTCCTGCTCACGGTGCAGCTGGCGTTCCCCTTCCTGCAGCGTCGCGGCGGACGCGTCGTGGCCGTCTCGGGCGCCGACACCGTCGGCTACCTCCCCGGGCACGGGCTGCTCGCCGCCGCGAAGGCCAGCATGGAGACGATGGTGCGCTACCTCGGCTGCGAACTCGGCCCCCACGGCGTGACGGCCGTCGGCGTCCTGCCCGGCTACGTCGACACGGCCTCGATCCGCATGATGGCCGGGCCGTACCACGACAAGCTCGTCGCCGCCGAGGAACGGACGCATCCGCTGCGCACGGCTGCCAGCCCGGACGACGCCGCCGAGGTGATCGCGATGCTGTGCCGCGACGAGGCCCGCTGGCTCAACGGCCAGATCGTGCAGAACGACGGGGGCGGCCTGTTCGCGGCGCTCGGCCGGTTCGGACAGGCCTGGGCGATGGTGCCGGACGACGCCGCGCCCCCGGATGCCAGCGACGCGCCGATGCTGCGGGAGTGA